DNA from Methanothrix sp.:
TAAGACGTGGGGGTTTTATCTCACGTGCTGGTTTGGACGAAACCAAAACCGCATTAAAGCCAGCCTGCCCTCAGACCGCAGAAACACCCCTTATAGAGATAGCAGCCTGATTCTGACAACATATCTGCTGTCGCATGCGGTGTTTCAGCCATCGCTCTTATCCATCTGATAACTTGGCCCGAAGAGGCAACAGTCAAGCTATTCGCCCGTTTCGACTTATCTTCGACTGCGTCGAAGAGTTTCGACGAAGTCGAAGGCCTGGCGAGCGAATGAGTGCATTCAGCAACCGGCCTGCATGTCCTTCAAGTTGCTGAATACATAAGAGCGTCAGCCATATCGAGCTGCAGCACACCGATTATGTGTGAGTAATGACGCCTTCTGGAAAACGACATTGTTCATCGCATTCTGTCACGGCCTGTCCAAAGGGGAGAAGCCGGGCCGGAGCTATGCAGGCGGCCTAAGGGTCTGTTTTCACTCCCCCTGTGCCTCTCTCTTCGCCATCTGCACACGCTGCTTGGTTGTGTATCCTGTTGCCCTCTCGAGGAACTTTCTGAACCTGCGGTTTGTGTCCATGATCATATCGTCAGGGGCGCCGGGGAGTGACTCTGTGAGCACATTCAGCTTTTTATTCTCTATCCAGATCTGGCAGCTCTTCATGGCGCCATAGCTGAGCGTGATCCTCTCGCCGTCTCTGGTGATTCCAGATGAGAAGATCTCCTTCAGTATCCCCTCTATTCTGTCCATGTCGGCGGTGTAGCCTCTCTTGAACGTGTACTCCATGCTTTGAGGGAAGATCTCCTATGGTAATTAGATCTTGCCGTCTAACAGCAGGGAGCCTGGTTCCCTCCGATCGTGAAGTATTCTGTCAGGACCTTCCTGAAGTCCACGATCACGTCCACCTTCCACGTCCCGGGGAGGTCCGCCACATCCTCTCCCTTTATCCGCAGGCCGCTCCATATGCAGGAGCTCCACATGCCGGCAGGTCCATCTATGGCGGGTATCACCCCGAAGCTTCTCCTGTACACACGCATGTTAGGCGAATACCATCTCCACTCCACAGTATGCGCCCGCTGGTCCCTCCACACCTTGAGCCAGCACACCGCCTCCACATCATCCTGAGTGAACGTGTATGTCCTCGACTGCGGCACGCCGCTCGGGCTCACCTTTGTGGTCATGGTGTGCTCACTCAAGGGAAAATAGAGCGGATGCGCATGCGCGCAGGCTGCCAGGACAGATGCCACAAGCACGATCAGGACGCCAAGCCTCGTCAAACATCTGCACCCGGAATGGGTCTTGGATACAAAGAACCTCATCAGTTCATCCCCTTCATTGCCTTGAAAAAGTATAAACACGCCAAGTATTTTAAAATTATGTTTCGAGTGGCCGACTGGATCAGAACGCGGGCAGATAATTATAATATTAAAATAATATGAATCTGTTGCCCTGCCTCCCCGGACTCCCGCATATCAGGCACACGATGGGGGGGCACTGTCACCGGAACGCATGGGATCTCAGATCCTAGAAGCGCATGAGTGCGCGGTGCTTGGCATGCGACCGGCAAAGGAGATCCTGAAGATTCTCCGCTATCCTGGATCCCGTATCACATGCTCTCAGGCGCCTCTATTCCGAGAGTGTCGAGGGTTGCGCTCAGAGCGTTCCTGGCTGCCCTCACCAGCGCGAGCCGCGCGTTCCGGAGCTCATTGGGTTTTGCATCCAGCACCGGATCGTACCGGTAGAAGAGGTTGAACCTCTCCGCCAGCTCCCTCGCGTAGGTCGCGAGCTGATGCGGCTTGAGCTCCCTGGCAGCCCTGTCTATGACCAGATCGAACTCTGCGATCTTCTTTATCAGGGCGATCTCGTAATCATCTCTCAGAAGCCCGGGATCGAACTCATCGAGGTCGCCTGCTTTCTTTAGAATGCTGCACGCCCTCGCATGCGAGTACTGTATGAACGGGGCGGAGAGCTTCTCGAAGTCGAGAGCTGCCTTCCAGTCGAACATCGTCGCCTTGTCTGCGGATACCCTCACAATATCGTATCTCACAGCGCCAACTGCCACCTTTCCGGCCACTTCCTTCCTGAAATCGTCATCCATCTCTGGCCTTCTCTTCGTGACCTCCTGATAAGCCTGCTTCTCGACCTCATCGAGCAGCTCATCAGCAGAGATGAACTTCCCGCGGCGTGTTGACATCGATCCATCCGGAAGAGAGACAAACTCGAATATGACAACCTCAGGCTCCTTTATACCGAGAATCCGCAGCGCGGTGCGGAGCTGAGCTGATACCAGCTTGTGGTCTGCTCCAAGCACCTCTACGACGCGCTCGTAGTTCTCCGCCTTCCATTTATGGTACGCGAGGTCCCTTGTTGTGTAGAGGGTTGTTCCGTCCGCCCTTCTCAGAACCAGGCTCTTCTCGAAGCCCTCCTCGCTCAGATCCAGCTGCAGAGCACCATCCTTCAGCACGGTCCTTCCGGTCCTCTCCAGCATCTCCAGAATCTTATCGACAGAGCCATCCCATACGAACTCCGACTCCCACTTGTAGGAGTCGTGATGGATGTTCATCCTGTGTAGCGTGCTCTCGATGCCTGAGATGGCATACTTCGCGGCGCGCTGGAACTTCTCCACAGTCTCAGGATCCCTGGACTCGTAGCGCCTCATGAGCTCGTCCACTTCTGCTGAGAGCTCGGGCCGTTCGTTCATGATCCTGTGAGCTGCTATGTAGACACGCGCTATCGCATGGTCAGGCTTGGATCCATCAAGAGCGAGGTGATCGCATCCCCAGACCACCATTGCGGTCTGCCTTCCCATATCGTTCACGTAGTACTGTGCCTCGACGCTGTATCCGGCACGGCGGAGTATCCGGACGATGGTATCCCCTATCACGGAGTTTCTTATGTGACCGACATGAAGCGGACCATCGGGGTTTGCGGATGTGTGCTCGACGATGACCGAGCCCGACATCCTGCCCCTCCAGGCATCCTCGCCCTGGGCCCTCACAACAACATGATCCAGGAAGCTGCGGCTCATGTGGAAGTTTATGTAGGGTCCCACAAGCTCTGCGCGGTCAACCCAGCGGGACGGGGAGCCCATGGCGCTGTATATCTCTGCCGCAATATCCTTCGGGCTCTTCTTCAGCGCAGGCGAGAGCCTGAACGCAACCGTCGTGGAGAGATCTGCATGCGGGCTCAGATCAAGGCTGTTCTCCAGTGATATGCTCAGGCCGCAGCGATCGAGACCCTCTTTCAGTATCCCCTCGACCTCGCTCATGAAATCCAGAAACATGTGAACACCATCTAGCAAGAATCTTGGAGAGCAATGCTAATGGATATAAGCATTCCGTCGCGGCATCTGAGTGGATGTGGGCAGCAATCGCCCCTCCGCCTGTTCAGAGTGCCGGTGCTTTTGGGGGAAGTCTATATCTGGATGGAGATTCTCAGTACCATGGGGGATTCGATATGAGATCATGGACAATTCTCGCCATGCTCCTTCTCACAGTCTCGTCCTGCGCAACCGCAGGGGATAGCGCGAAGGAGGTCGTGGCCACAACCGCGATAAGCCTGCCGGTCGACTCTGTGACGATCTATCAGGACGGGCTTGTGTTCGTAAAGAGGACGGGCAGCATGGATCTGACGGAGGGCGTACACAAATTTGTTGTGGACCTTCCGGAGAATGCTGATACGAGCTCTGTTCTCTTCCTTGTCACAAACTCCTCGCTGGAGCGCATAGTCTACGATAAGATGCCTGTGTACACCATGAACGTCTCATCAACTGCAAGGCAGAGCTTCCTGTTGAGCTACCTGGTCAGAGATGGGGGACACTGGGCACCAAACTACTACATACACCTCCTCAACGATTCGATGCTCCTGACCGCAAACGCCCTCATAAACGTCGATCTCAGGGAGGACCTGAAGAACGTCCAGATCAGGCTCGTGGCCATGCCGGAGAGGAAGACCCCGATTCTGATGAGGGCCCCGGCCCCGACAGCCGCCAAAGCTGAGGAGCTCCCCGTGGAGTTCTCCTTGTATGATATCGCAGCAGGTGCTCCAGCAGGCGAGCTCGAGACGCTCTTCGTATTCGTTCTGGAGAACAGGACGGATCTTGTCGCCGGGAAATCTATTGGGCTGCCTCTCTTCGAGGATCTGGCCCCTGCCTGGCGGGTCTACACGTGGGATGCATATTACAATCCGGACGGGCCTGCGAGGGAGGAGATAAGGGCGAACAACACAGCCGATCATCCATGGCCAGATGGGAACGCGCAGGTGTTCAGGGATGGGGAGTATGTGACCACCCTCAGCATGCCGTACACCGCGAAAGGGGCCAACGTGTCACTGAGCCTGGGGCCATCTGCTGATCTCAAGCTCTCGAAGAAGCTCATGGACTACAACATCACTGAAAATGTGGTCTCCTCTGGAAACGGCACCGCAAAGGTGACCACGGAGAACTGGACGTACCAGCTCGAGATAAAATCCAACACCGATAAAGAGATGGATCTCGAGGTTAAGGACGTCATACCGATGGAGGCGAAGGTGACCGATATCTCTCCGGAGCCATCAGAGATGACTGCCACTCTCCTCAAGTGGAACCTCAAGGTGGCACCGAGAGAGGAGATGAAGATACGATACTCATACAGAGTTGTGACGTTGGAGACCATCGACAGGTGATGGGCTCACCCTCTGTGAGTGTCACAGGGGACGCCCCATCCTCTTTTGCCGCTGACGATCTGACGGATGGCATCGCCAGGACAAGCTGTGAGCGTCGCAGGGGATGACCCATCTTTTTTTTTGCGGTTGTTTTATGGGTGATGGATCAGCTGCGGTCTAGTGTGCTGTATCATGCGCCGGAATCATGCTGAGGAACCCGGTCTGTAGCTGGATTCAATACAGTTCCTGTTCAACATCTGCATCCCAGCTGTGCACCCTACGGAAAGCTCTATACGGTATGCTGGAGGAACACCTGAGCGAATGTCCCTGCTGGAGGTCAGATCGGTATCAAAGGTCTTCGATGTCGATGGAAAGACCATGGAAGTACTTCGAGACATAAGCATGTCTGTGGATGAGGGCGAGTTCGTATGCTTCATAGGCCCCTCTGGATGCGGCAAGACAACCCTGCTCAGGATAATCGCAGGTCTCGAGTTCCCATCGTCTGGAAGTGTGCTGCTCGATGGAGCCCCCATAAGAGGTCCTGGGCCTGAGAGGGGCATGGTCTTCCAGGAGTACTCGCTATTTCCGTGGCGCACAGTTCTGGACAATGTTGCATTCGGCCCCGAGATCCGGGGGGTTCCCAAGGAGGAGCGCTACCGGCTCGCAAGAGAGTACCTGAAGATGGTCGGGCTGGAACGGTTTGAGAGCAGGTACCCACATGAGCTCTCCGGAGGCATGAAGCAGAGGGTCGCGATTGCGAGGGCTCTTGTCAACAATCCCAAGGCACTGCTCATGGACGAGCCGTTCGGAGCGCTGGATGCGCAGACCAGAAATGTGATGCAGTCAGAGCTCCTCAGGATATGGGAGCAGGAGAGAAAGACGATCATATTCGTCACGCACAGCGTCGACGAGGCGATATACCTCGGTGACAGGATCATCGTCTTCTCCGCGAGGCCGGGCAGGGTGAAGGAGATCATAGGCATAGATCTGCCCAGGCCGAGGAAGAGGACCAGCCTCGAGGTCAACAGGATCAGGGATAAGATACTTCAGGATCTCAGAACCGAGATCAAAATCTGAAGAGAACTGCGAGTGGATGCGGAGAATGAGAAGCAGAAGTGCGAGCTGGATGGAGCTGCCCAGAAGAGTCGTTGCAGGCGCTGGAGCTCTGGCGGATATCGGAGATGTCTGCCTGGATCTCCGCCTCTCCGGCAGGGCGCTTGTCATAACAGGTCCACAGACCCGATCAGTGGCTGGAGACAATCTCGCAGCATGTCTGACAGAGCGCGGCTTTGAGGCAGAGGTTGTGATAACAAGGGACTCCAGGCCAGCAGAGGTCGATCGGGTGAAGTCATCCGCCCTGGACTTTAAGGCGGATTTCCTGATAGGCGCGGGCGGCGGCAGATCGATAGACATAGCAAAGCTCGCCGCATTCCATCTCGACATACCGTATCTCAGCGTACCAACGGCTGCGTCTCACGATGGGATCGCCTCAGCGATGGCATCGCTCAACATGGACGGCGAGACGAAGTCGATTCCCACACGCGCGCCTCTTGCGATCGTAGCCGACACGGGGATAATATCCAGAGCCCCTCCGAGGCTGATGTCAGCTGGATGTGGGGATATAATATCGAACTACACGGCGATCCTCGACTGGAAGCTCGCGAAGAGGCTCAGGTGTGAGGACTACAGCGAGTATGCAGCTGCACTCTCGAGCATGACCGCGAGCATGGTCGTCGATATGGCTCCGGGCATCAAGCCAGGACATGAGCCCTCTGCGAAGATTGTGGTCCAGGCGCTGATATCCAGCGGTGTTGCGATGAGCATAGCTGGATCATCAAGACCTGCAAGCGGCTCGGAGCACATGTTTGCGCACGCCCTGAACAGAATCGCCCCAGGACGCGGACTCCACGGCGAGCTCTGTGGCATTGGGACTATCATAATGATGTACCTGCACGGCGGGGACTGGAGGATGATCCGGGAGACGCTCCAGGTCCTTGGCGCGCCAACATCAGCGCAGGAGCTGAAGATACCGGAGGATGTGGTGGTTGAGGCCCTGACCCAGGCGCACACGATCAGGCCCGAGAGGTACACGATACTCGGCAGTGGGCTGACATCAGATGCAGCAAGGGCGGCTGCAGAGACAACGAAGGTGATATGATAATATGAATATTATTCAGGAGGTTAAAATATGGCTGAGCCGACAACTCAGATCACCCTGATAGGAACAAAGCTCGCAACGATCGGCATGGAGTTCATATTCAACGGACCCACGCCGGAGTGCGAGAGCTGCAAGCTCAGAAACACATGCATGAACCTCGAGCCCGGAAGGAGGTACAGGATACTGGGAATAAAGGGGGAGCTGGTCCATGACTGCCCGCTGCATGAGGAGGGTGTGCGCGCTGTTGAGGTTACAGAGAGCCCCACGATCGCGGCCATGGATGCACGCAAATCGTTTGCAGGATCGAAGATAATCTACGAGCCGATCGATTGTGATGTGACCGATTGCAGGATGTACGACATATGCCACCCCGCCGGGCTCAAGAGGGGCGACAGATGCACAATAGTGGAGGTCGTTGGAGAGGCACCGGAGGAGTGCGCGAGGGGATACACGCTGAAGCTCGTCGAGCTGAGGCGCTGAGGGCGACCTTCTCGAGAAATGTCTTCATACCGGTCACCGACCTCTGCAGGAACGCATGTGGTTACTGCTCTTTCAGACGGGATCCGGATCGCGCCAGGGTGATATCGAGAAGCGATGCCCTGAGGTTGATGGACAGAGCGCAGAGGGCGGGCTGCTCAGAGGCGCTCTTCACGATGGGAGACAGGCCCTGGGAGGTGCGCGGCAACCGGCTGGAACTCCTGGAGTATCTCATCGAACTCTGCGAGCTCGCCCTGGAGAGGGATCTTCTTCCTCATACGAATGCAGGCATACTCACCCGCGAGGAGCTGGAGCTTCTGGCGCCCTACAACGCATCCATGGGCCTGATGCTTGAGAGCACAGCGCATCTTAAAATCCATGAGAGATCGCCGGGGAAGAGACCGGAGGTTCGTGTCAGGACCATATCCGATGCAGGCGAGCTCAGGATACCGTTCACCACCGGCATACTCGTGGGAATAGGCGAGAGTTCCGAGGACAGGATGAGATCGCTTGAGGCAATCGCAGAGCTCCACCGGGAGCATGGCCACATACAGGAGGTCATAATCCAGCCGCTGGATCCCAAGCCCGGGACGGAGTCAGAGGGCATGCAGCCTCCCCCAGTGGAGGATCTTGAGGAGCTGGTGCACATCGCCAGGAGGATTTTGCCGCCGGAGATATCAATTCAGGTGCCCCCAAACCTGGTTGATCCGGTTCCCCTCCTGAGGGCCGGAGCAGATGATCTCGGTGGGATCAGCCCCGTGACCCCTGACTGGATCAATCCGGAAAGGAGATGGCCTGAGATCGATGAGCTGAGGGGGATCGTGCTCGTGGAAAGGCTGCCGGTCTACCCGAGATACGTGAAGCTCGGATGGTACGGAAGCAGGACGAAGGAGCTCGTCAGGCAGCTCGCAGACGAGAGGGGGCTGAGAAAAACCGGATCGTTTTACACGCACACATGGGAGTAATCCTACGCTTTTATCCATCTGATAACTTGCCCGAAGAGGCACCAGTCACGCTGTGCGCTCGTGGCGAGCGAATGAGTGCATTCAGCAACCGGCCTGCATGGCCTCCAAGTTGCTGAATACATAAGAGCGGTAATCCTATTAACCCCTTTTATGATCTTCCCATTTCGCTAAGCAGTTGTATAGATGCTGTTTTATATCAAAAAAGCATTTATTTAGGAATTCTCATGAGGTCGCTCTGCAGAAACCACTCCTGAGGATCTCAGCGCCTGTTGCGAGCTCGATGAGATTTCTGGAGTTATGCGGATGACCGTCACCCCTCTCATCCTCTCCCTGAGCACGCCCTCCTCAACGGTCCACGGGTTGAAGCCGTAGATGAGTCCGCTCAGTCCACCGTTCTTCAGTATCTGGCGCAGCGCTGTGAATCTATCATCGTCATCGCTGACCTCCTCAGCGTGACCTCTGATCCTCCCGTCCGGAAGCATGATCTCAAGATGGGGCTCTGCCAGGAGGTTGAGGTACCAGGCGCCCTGCGACCTCTCACCACGGTAGCAGTAGATTCTCCCGTTCATGATGGCGTAGCCCACAGGCGTGTACCGCGTCCTTCCAGTCCTTCTGCCCTTCAGTATGAGCACCATGACCCGGCCTGTCACAGGATTTGAGACGATGCGCCCCAGACCGATCCTGAAGGCGGGCACAACGATGAGATTGTTCAGGAGCCTGAAGAAAAGCCGGTATATCCATGCGTGCATCTGTCCACAGGCTACCCCTCTACCAGCCTGACCTCGACCCTCTCCCCTCTCTTGAGCCTGTTCAGCATCAGTCGTGCGATCTCTGATGATTTTGCGATTCTTATGTCCCCACGCCTGCCGATCGTAGCTGTGAACACCGGCTCGCTTCCCACGAAGACCTCAGCACTCGCTCCAGCGCCGGCCCCCACCCAGAGTATGAGATGCCTGTCGCTCTCCTCCACCCTGGGGGTTATGACATCCGGCTCCTCTCTGCGTCCGCGTATGTCTATGTGCATTCCAAGTGCTCTCTCTATCTGCTCTATGTTCCGCCCCGACTTTCCGATGACCCTGGGGATCTGGGACTCAGGGACCGTGACGACCATGCTGCTGTCGGAGATCATCTCGACCTCAAAAGGGCCTCTGACATGATGCGCTAGCTCCTTCTCGATCTCCTTGGAGGCGAGACGCCATACCGGCTTCTTTCCGGGCTTTGTTACAGGCATCACCACGATCTGGTCGCCATAGCTGTACATCTCGTACTCCACAGCCCCGGTCTCGAAGTCCCTCACGACAACGACAGGTCTGGCGAGATCTGCCTCGACCATGCCGGTAGGCACCTTGACGACAAACTCCACATCGAGAAGCTTGGTGACCTCGCCGCGCTCTATGAAGACCACGGTATCCACGACCTGGGGGATCATGCCCAGCTCCACCCTGCCGAGGAGCCTCTGGAGCGCATCTATCGGCTTGTTGGCATGCACCACCCCTATCATTCCAACCCCGGCGAGCCGCATGTCCGCAAAGACCACGAAGTCCTGGGTCTTCCTGACCTCGTCGTAGATCGTGTAATCGGGCCTGACCAGGAGCAGTATCTCCGACGAGGCCTCCATCGATCCCTCGAGCGGGCCGTACTGCGTCACCTCAGGAGGCACCTGGAGGTCCCTGGGAGACTCCATGGTCTTGACGACGTAGTTGCACTTCAGCAGGTACTCGGCTATGCCTGCTGCAAGCGTTGACTTGCCTGAGCCGGGAGGACCTGCGATAAGTATGCCCCTCTGGCCCTCGCTCAGCCTCGCCTTGAGCTCGTCAGCGTGTTTGTACGAGTCCAGATCGACCTTTGCGACAGGCCTGACCGCTGTTATCTCAAGACCATCTGAAAAGGGTGGTCTGGTTATTGCGATGCGCATGGGTCCGAGCTGAACAACCGTGGCCCCGTTCTTCTCTATCTCTATGTAACCCTCAGGATCGAGCTTTGCGCGCTCGATGATCTCCCTGGCCATCTCGCGCAGGTCCTTCTCTCTGATGGGCTTGTCGTCGAGCTTCACAAGCTTGAACGCGCCCACCCCGCCGCGCTTGGCCATCGGGATCGCATCCTCCTTGAGGTGAACGGAGAGCGTATCCTCTGTGAAGAACTTCTCTATGCTGAGCTTCTTTATCTCATCCCTCTCCGGTCTTATGTACTCCACATCCAGCCCCATGGCCTGAGCTACCTTGTACTGAATCGTATCGCTTGTAAGAAACGACGCGCCCAGCTCCAGGGCGACATCCCTGATCATGGCATCGATCTCGCCGCCACCAGCGAGCTTGATCTGATCCAGATCAGGCCTCACACCCACATACTCAAGCTCTATCTTCCCGGCCTTTGCGAGCTCTGAGAGGCGTCTCAGCTCCTCGAGCCCCTTTATCCCGATCTCGCGCCCGTGGTTTGCCTGAGCCTCGAGCTCAGCGACAACCGCCTCCGGTATCACGATTCTCCTGCCGGCGAGCGCGCCGGACTTGACCCTGGCCGAAATTCTGCCGTCGATGACGACGCTTGTATCAGGTACCACACAATCTTTCATCGTCCGAAACATCCTTCTTTTTATGGTATCCATCAGATTCTTTTCCACTTTTATATCGGTGAAATTCAAATATATATTTTCTGCACACATGCGGCCCAAAATGCGGCGCATGGATCGTCCAGCCTCCCTCGCACCTCAGCTTGGGCTTGAATGTGAAGGACAGCAGGAGCCGGAGGTATCACATGAAGCATGAAGATCTGGATGATGCTTACATGATGGGGCATCTACTGTCCCGGCAGATCATCCTCTGCTTGAGCAGGACCTGTCCAGATAAGAGCAGAATCCAGAAATTTGACCTTACTGCTTCTTCATGTCAGAAACATTTGATCCTTATTCGGACACGTCCCTTGAGCAGATAGCAACCTTTATCTCTCCATAACCCATGGCTATGACCATGATATCCAGATCCGTAACGGTCATCTCAATTCTGTTAATTGCATCAGGGCTGGTGCATGCTGTTAGTGTGCCCACCGAGAATCTTCCCGCGGGATTCAGGCTGCTGGGCGTGATCGATGCGAACACCACAGGAGTGAACATATCCGAGGAGATAAACGACTTTTACGGCGCGAGGGACATCGGCAGTGTGAGTGATGTATCCATCGGTAAATACATCTGGGGAGAGATGGGCGTGGACTACGATGCCAAGATCACGATACTCTCTCTGAAGGACGACGCATATGCAAGGGCAGCATATGAGAACTACAGGAGCAGGGAGGAGTTCAAATACCCGCCCATTAAAGGTATCGACAGGTTCGCAAATGCCACCATAAACGGCCATGATGCCCTCGAGATAAGAGACATGGTTAGGGATCTCCGGGGCCCATCGATAAGGTTCCTGTACCTCTGGACCAACAGCAGCAGCGTTGTGCTCGTTGAGGGCAACGGCTCGCGCGAGAGCAGCATGGCGCTGGCAGCCGCA
Protein-coding regions in this window:
- a CDS encoding DUF4139 domain-containing protein; protein product: MRSWTILAMLLLTVSSCATAGDSAKEVVATTAISLPVDSVTIYQDGLVFVKRTGSMDLTEGVHKFVVDLPENADTSSVLFLVTNSSLERIVYDKMPVYTMNVSSTARQSFLLSYLVRDGGHWAPNYYIHLLNDSMLLTANALINVDLREDLKNVQIRLVAMPERKTPILMRAPAPTAAKAEELPVEFSLYDIAAGAPAGELETLFVFVLENRTDLVAGKSIGLPLFEDLAPAWRVYTWDAYYNPDGPAREEIRANNTADHPWPDGNAQVFRDGEYVTTLSMPYTAKGANVSLSLGPSADLKLSKKLMDYNITENVVSSGNGTAKVTTENWTYQLEIKSNTDKEMDLEVKDVIPMEAKVTDISPEPSEMTATLLKWNLKVAPREEMKIRYSYRVVTLETIDR
- a CDS encoding UPF0179 family protein — protein: MAEPTTQITLIGTKLATIGMEFIFNGPTPECESCKLRNTCMNLEPGRRYRILGIKGELVHDCPLHEEGVRAVEVTESPTIAAMDARKSFAGSKIIYEPIDCDVTDCRMYDICHPAGLKRGDRCTIVEVVGEAPEECARGYTLKLVELRR
- a CDS encoding PINc/VapC family ATPase, whose translation is MVPDTSVVIDGRISARVKSGALAGRRIVIPEAVVAELEAQANHGREIGIKGLEELRRLSELAKAGKIELEYVGVRPDLDQIKLAGGGEIDAMIRDVALELGASFLTSDTIQYKVAQAMGLDVEYIRPERDEIKKLSIEKFFTEDTLSVHLKEDAIPMAKRGGVGAFKLVKLDDKPIREKDLREMAREIIERAKLDPEGYIEIEKNGATVVQLGPMRIAITRPPFSDGLEITAVRPVAKVDLDSYKHADELKARLSEGQRGILIAGPPGSGKSTLAAGIAEYLLKCNYVVKTMESPRDLQVPPEVTQYGPLEGSMEASSEILLLVRPDYTIYDEVRKTQDFVVFADMRLAGVGMIGVVHANKPIDALQRLLGRVELGMIPQVVDTVVFIERGEVTKLLDVEFVVKVPTGMVEADLARPVVVVRDFETGAVEYEMYSYGDQIVVMPVTKPGKKPVWRLASKEIEKELAHHVRGPFEVEMISDSSMVVTVPESQIPRVIGKSGRNIEQIERALGMHIDIRGRREEPDVITPRVEESDRHLILWVGAGAGASAEVFVGSEPVFTATIGRRGDIRIAKSSEIARLMLNRLKRGERVEVRLVEG
- a CDS encoding nitroreductase/quinone reductase family protein; this translates as MHAWIYRLFFRLLNNLIVVPAFRIGLGRIVSNPVTGRVMVLILKGRRTGRTRYTPVGYAIMNGRIYCYRGERSQGAWYLNLLAEPHLEIMLPDGRIRGHAEEVSDDDDRFTALRQILKNGGLSGLIYGFNPWTVEEGVLRERMRGVTVIRITPEISSSSQQALRSSGVVSAERPHENS
- a CDS encoding ABC transporter ATP-binding protein, whose product is MSLLEVRSVSKVFDVDGKTMEVLRDISMSVDEGEFVCFIGPSGCGKTTLLRIIAGLEFPSSGSVLLDGAPIRGPGPERGMVFQEYSLFPWRTVLDNVAFGPEIRGVPKEERYRLAREYLKMVGLERFESRYPHELSGGMKQRVAIARALVNNPKALLMDEPFGALDAQTRNVMQSELLRIWEQERKTIIFVTHSVDEAIYLGDRIIVFSARPGRVKEIIGIDLPRPRKRTSLEVNRIRDKILQDLRTEIKI
- the argS gene encoding arginine--tRNA ligase, which produces MLDGVHMFLDFMSEVEGILKEGLDRCGLSISLENSLDLSPHADLSTTVAFRLSPALKKSPKDIAAEIYSAMGSPSRWVDRAELVGPYINFHMSRSFLDHVVVRAQGEDAWRGRMSGSVIVEHTSANPDGPLHVGHIRNSVIGDTIVRILRRAGYSVEAQYYVNDMGRQTAMVVWGCDHLALDGSKPDHAIARVYIAAHRIMNERPELSAEVDELMRRYESRDPETVEKFQRAAKYAISGIESTLHRMNIHHDSYKWESEFVWDGSVDKILEMLERTGRTVLKDGALQLDLSEEGFEKSLVLRRADGTTLYTTRDLAYHKWKAENYERVVEVLGADHKLVSAQLRTALRILGIKEPEVVIFEFVSLPDGSMSTRRGKFISADELLDEVEKQAYQEVTKRRPEMDDDFRKEVAGKVAVGAVRYDIVRVSADKATMFDWKAALDFEKLSAPFIQYSHARACSILKKAGDLDEFDPGLLRDDYEIALIKKIAEFDLVIDRAARELKPHQLATYARELAERFNLFYRYDPVLDAKPNELRNARLALVRAARNALSATLDTLGIEAPESM
- the cofG gene encoding 7,8-didemethyl-8-hydroxy-5-deazariboflavin synthase subunit CofG — encoded protein: MREGIHAEARRAEALRATFSRNVFIPVTDLCRNACGYCSFRRDPDRARVISRSDALRLMDRAQRAGCSEALFTMGDRPWEVRGNRLELLEYLIELCELALERDLLPHTNAGILTREELELLAPYNASMGLMLESTAHLKIHERSPGKRPEVRVRTISDAGELRIPFTTGILVGIGESSEDRMRSLEAIAELHREHGHIQEVIIQPLDPKPGTESEGMQPPPVEDLEELVHIARRILPPEISIQVPPNLVDPVPLLRAGADDLGGISPVTPDWINPERRWPEIDELRGIVLVERLPVYPRYVKLGWYGSRTKELVRQLADERGLRKTGSFYTHTWE
- a CDS encoding NAD(P)-dependent glycerol-1-phosphate dehydrogenase, coding for MRRMRSRSASWMELPRRVVAGAGALADIGDVCLDLRLSGRALVITGPQTRSVAGDNLAACLTERGFEAEVVITRDSRPAEVDRVKSSALDFKADFLIGAGGGRSIDIAKLAAFHLDIPYLSVPTAASHDGIASAMASLNMDGETKSIPTRAPLAIVADTGIISRAPPRLMSAGCGDIISNYTAILDWKLAKRLRCEDYSEYAAALSSMTASMVVDMAPGIKPGHEPSAKIVVQALISSGVAMSIAGSSRPASGSEHMFAHALNRIAPGRGLHGELCGIGTIIMMYLHGGDWRMIRETLQVLGAPTSAQELKIPEDVVVEALTQAHTIRPERYTILGSGLTSDAARAAAETTKVI
- a CDS encoding DUF5611 family protein, which encodes MEYTFKRGYTADMDRIEGILKEIFSSGITRDGERITLSYGAMKSCQIWIENKKLNVLTESLPGAPDDMIMDTNRRFRKFLERATGYTTKQRVQMAKREAQGE